The Carnobacterium divergens genome includes a window with the following:
- a CDS encoding SAM-dependent methyltransferase yields the protein MLEKQFFKKVLRHSFSIPVKVNFWDGTTEVYGVGEPKTTITFHESIPAKDILSNASIALGEAYMDQKIEVEGSLEALIASAYENAESFMRKKDFRQYLPKMSHTEQKSKQDVQMHYDLGNNFYKLWLDETMTYSCAYFKNSQDTLAIAQQNKVEHILNKLDLKKHDTLLDIGCGWGTLILTAAQKYNVKATGITLSKEQYDYINNKIKEQHLENLVTVKLEDYRELKHEKFDHITSVGMVEHVGPENLSIYFKDIEALLVPKGTALIHGISRQQGGATNGWLNKYIFPGGYVPGVAEMVRHITENKLQIIDLESLRRHYQKTTEIWDENFNNQLTEIRKLKDERFIRMWDLYLQACAASFKSGNIDLIQYLVTKGSTNDLPMTRAYMYE from the coding sequence ATGTTAGAAAAGCAATTTTTCAAAAAAGTATTACGACATTCTTTTTCTATTCCTGTTAAAGTGAATTTTTGGGACGGAACAACAGAAGTGTACGGGGTGGGGGAACCGAAAACAACTATTACATTTCACGAAAGTATTCCCGCAAAAGATATTCTTAGCAATGCTTCCATTGCATTAGGGGAAGCATACATGGATCAGAAAATTGAAGTAGAAGGTTCATTAGAAGCGTTAATCGCATCAGCTTATGAAAACGCAGAAAGTTTTATGAGGAAAAAAGATTTTCGCCAATACCTGCCTAAAATGTCTCATACAGAACAAAAAAGCAAACAAGATGTTCAAATGCATTACGATTTAGGAAACAATTTTTACAAGTTATGGTTAGATGAAACCATGACCTATTCATGTGCTTATTTCAAGAATTCTCAAGACACATTAGCAATTGCGCAACAAAATAAAGTAGAGCATATTTTAAATAAACTCGATTTAAAAAAACATGACACCTTATTGGACATCGGCTGTGGCTGGGGAACGCTAATTCTAACAGCTGCTCAAAAGTACAATGTCAAAGCAACAGGAATCACATTAAGCAAAGAACAGTACGACTATATCAATAATAAAATTAAAGAACAGCATTTAGAAAATCTTGTAACGGTAAAATTAGAAGATTACCGTGAATTGAAACATGAAAAATTTGATCATATTACAAGTGTGGGCATGGTCGAACATGTTGGACCGGAGAATTTAAGTATTTATTTTAAAGACATAGAAGCGTTACTGGTACCAAAAGGAACAGCTCTGATTCATGGGATTTCAAGGCAACAAGGAGGTGCGACAAACGGTTGGTTGAACAAATACATTTTTCCTGGTGGCTACGTTCCGGGGGTTGCTGAAATGGTCCGTCACATTACCGAAAATAAGCTACAAATTATTGACTTGGAAAGTCTGCGGCGCCATTATCAAAAAACAACAGAAATATGGGACGAAAACTTTAACAATCAATTGACAGAAATTCGCAAACTAAAAGATGAACGATTCATCCGTATGTGGGACCTCTATTTGCAAGCCTGTGCAGCTTCCTTTAAATCAGGGAATATTGATTTAATTCAATACCTCGTAACAAAAGGAAGCACGAATGATTTGCCAATGACTCGAGCATATATGTATGAATAA
- the rplC gene encoding 50S ribosomal protein L3 has product MTKGILGRKVGMTQVFTENGELIPVTVIESTPNVVLQLKTMENDGYEAVQVGYQDKREVLSNKPAKGHVAKANATPKRFIREFNDVELGEYEVGQEIKVDVFEAGDIVDVTGTSKGKGFQGVIKRHGQSRGPMAHGSRYHRRPGSMGPVAPNRVFKRKLLPGRMGGNRITIQNLEIVRVDVEKNVILIKGNVPGAKKSLIQIKTALKSAAK; this is encoded by the coding sequence ATGACCAAAGGAATCTTAGGAAGAAAAGTAGGAATGACGCAAGTCTTCACTGAAAATGGTGAATTAATCCCAGTAACAGTAATCGAATCTACTCCAAACGTTGTTTTACAATTAAAAACAATGGAAAACGATGGATACGAAGCAGTTCAAGTGGGTTACCAAGATAAACGTGAAGTATTGTCAAACAAACCTGCTAAAGGTCATGTAGCAAAAGCAAATGCTACTCCTAAGCGCTTCATTCGTGAATTTAACGATGTAGAGCTTGGAGAATACGAAGTAGGACAAGAAATTAAAGTTGATGTATTTGAAGCAGGAGACATCGTTGATGTCACAGGGACTTCTAAAGGTAAAGGTTTCCAAGGCGTTATCAAACGTCACGGACAAAGCCGCGGCCCAATGGCCCACGGTTCTCGTTACCACCGTCGTCCTGGTTCAATGGGTCCAGTTGCTCCTAATAGAGTATTTAAACGTAAATTATTACCAGGTCGTATGGGTGGAAATCGTATTACGATTCAAAACCTTGAAATCGTCCGTGTTGACGTAGAAAAAAATGTTATCTTAATTAAAGGTAATGTTCCTGGAGCTAAAAAATCGTTAATCCAAATCAAAACTGCTCTTAAATCAGCAGCTAAATAA
- the rplB gene encoding 50S ribosomal protein L2, translating to MGIRKYKPTTNGRRNMTGSDFAEITSTTPEKTLLESTKKTAGRNNNGRITVRHHGGGHKRQYRVIDFKRNKDDIAGIVKTVEYDPNRSANIALIHYTDGIKTYIIAPKGIEVGQRVFSGKDADIKIGNALPLENIPVGTVIHNIEMKPGKGGQLVRSAGTSAQVLGKEGKYVLVRLNSGEVRMILATCRATIGSVGNEQHELINIGKAGRSRWMGKRPTVRGSVMNPNDHPHGGGEGKAPIGRKAPVSPWGQPALGYKTRNKKAKSDKFIVRRRKTK from the coding sequence TTGGGAATTAGAAAGTATAAACCTACCACAAACGGTCGTCGTAATATGACTGGTTCAGATTTCGCTGAAATCACTTCAACAACGCCTGAAAAGACTTTGTTAGAATCAACTAAAAAAACTGCTGGCCGTAACAATAATGGTAGAATTACTGTTCGTCATCATGGTGGTGGTCACAAACGCCAATACCGTGTGATTGACTTCAAACGTAACAAAGACGATATCGCTGGTATCGTAAAAACAGTTGAATATGATCCAAACCGTTCAGCTAACATTGCCCTAATTCACTATACTGATGGTATTAAAACGTATATCATTGCACCAAAAGGAATTGAAGTAGGACAACGTGTCTTCTCTGGTAAAGACGCAGATATCAAAATCGGAAACGCATTACCATTGGAAAACATTCCAGTAGGTACTGTTATCCACAATATTGAAATGAAACCTGGTAAAGGTGGACAATTAGTTCGTTCAGCTGGAACAAGTGCTCAAGTACTTGGTAAAGAAGGCAAATACGTATTAGTTCGCTTAAACTCTGGTGAAGTTCGCATGATCTTAGCAACATGCCGTGCAACAATCGGTTCTGTTGGTAACGAACAACACGAATTAATCAATATTGGTAAAGCAGGTCGTTCACGTTGGATGGGCAAACGTCCTACAGTTCGTGGATCTGTAATGAACCCTAACGATCACCCACACGGTGGTGGTGAAGGTAAAGCTCCAATCGGACGTAAAGCTCCAGTTTCTCCTTGGGGTCAACCAGCTCTTGGTTACAAAACTCGTAACAAAAAAGCTAAATCAGATAAATTTATCGTTCGTCGTCGTAAAACTAAATAA
- the rplD gene encoding 50S ribosomal protein L4, translated as MANVALFKQDGTQNGEVTLNDAIFGIEPNENVVFDAIIMQRASLRQGNHSVKNRSAVRGGGRKPWRQKGTGRARQGSIRSPQWRGGGVVFGPTPRSYSYKLPKKVRRLAIKSVLSTKVAEQDLIVVDALNFDAPKTKEFAQVLKNLNVDSKVLVVVEDTNDFATLSARNIPGVTVVAHDNVTVLDVVSNKKMILTQTALTKVEEALQ; from the coding sequence ATGGCTAATGTAGCATTATTTAAGCAAGACGGTACACAAAACGGCGAAGTTACTTTAAACGACGCAATTTTCGGTATCGAACCAAACGAAAACGTTGTTTTTGATGCAATCATCATGCAACGCGCTTCATTAAGACAAGGAAATCACTCGGTTAAAAACCGTAGTGCTGTCCGCGGTGGTGGACGTAAACCATGGCGTCAAAAAGGAACTGGTCGTGCTCGTCAAGGGTCAATCAGATCTCCACAATGGCGTGGCGGTGGCGTTGTCTTCGGACCAACACCTCGTTCATACAGCTATAAACTTCCTAAAAAAGTTCGTCGCTTAGCGATTAAATCTGTTCTTTCTACTAAAGTAGCGGAACAAGACCTAATCGTTGTTGACGCATTGAACTTTGATGCACCAAAAACAAAAGAATTTGCACAAGTGTTAAAAAATCTTAACGTTGATTCAAAAGTATTAGTTGTTGTTGAAGACACTAACGACTTTGCAACATTATCAGCACGTAACATTCCAGGAGTTACAGTAGTAGCTCATGACAACGTTACTGTACTAGATGTTGTTTCAAACAAAAAAATGATTTTAACACAGACTGCTCTTACTAAGGTAGAGGAGGCTCTTCAATAA
- a CDS encoding DUF1361 domain-containing protein, protein MASKKWVYRIMVILFFCLVYFTENRYQFLILNVGLAYIPLEISWLYAKSKQKILSIALFVGWLLFYPNAFYMLTDFFHLSAVGMTISSPDVYFHFSLLTAGIMLGVFMGFESLTAITTKLKQTIIGNKIVLLSGFYVVLSILSAYAIYLGRFLRIHTVYLITDFTGTMNTVLDTIDLEMVHFVGVFTLLHLVILFLYQMAKKNV, encoded by the coding sequence ATGGCATCAAAAAAATGGGTTTATCGAATAATGGTCATTTTATTCTTTTGTCTTGTGTACTTTACAGAAAACCGATATCAATTTTTAATTTTAAATGTGGGTCTTGCCTATATTCCACTAGAAATTTCGTGGCTATACGCTAAAAGCAAACAAAAAATCCTTTCAATTGCTTTATTTGTGGGGTGGCTTTTATTCTACCCAAATGCATTTTACATGTTGACTGATTTTTTTCATTTGTCCGCAGTGGGGATGACGATTAGCAGTCCAGATGTTTATTTTCATTTTTCGTTATTAACAGCAGGAATTATGCTAGGTGTTTTTATGGGATTCGAAAGTTTAACGGCTATTACTACTAAACTAAAACAGACAATAATTGGAAATAAAATTGTGTTACTAAGTGGTTTTTATGTTGTTCTTTCTATATTAAGTGCGTATGCGATTTATTTAGGGCGTTTTTTACGAATTCATACAGTGTATTTAATTACAGATTTTACAGGGACGATGAATACCGTACTTGATACAATTGATTTAGAAATGGTCCATTTTGTTGGAGTATTCACATTGTTGCATTTAGTTATCCTGTTTTTGTATCAAATGGCAAAAAAGAACGTCTGA
- the rpsG gene encoding 30S ribosomal protein S7 translates to MPRKGPITKRDVLPDPMYNSKLVTRLINRLMVDGKRGKAATILYSSFDVIKEQTGNDPMEVFEQAMKNIMPVLEVKARRVGGSNYQVPVEVRSDRRTTLGLRWLVNYSRLRGEDTMEQRLAKEIMDAANNTGAAVKKREDTHKMAEANKAFAHYRW, encoded by the coding sequence ATGCCTCGTAAAGGTCCTATTACTAAACGTGATGTGTTACCTGATCCAATGTATAATTCAAAATTAGTAACTCGTTTAATTAACCGTTTAATGGTTGATGGTAAACGTGGAAAAGCTGCTACTATTCTTTATAGCTCTTTTGATGTTATTAAAGAACAAACTGGCAATGATCCTATGGAAGTTTTCGAACAAGCAATGAAAAACATCATGCCTGTTCTTGAAGTTAAAGCTCGTCGTGTTGGGGGTTCTAACTATCAAGTCCCTGTCGAAGTTCGTAGCGATCGTCGTACTACTTTAGGTTTACGTTGGTTAGTAAACTACTCTCGCTTACGCGGAGAAGATACTATGGAACAACGTCTTGCTAAAGAAATCATGGATGCAGCTAACAATACTGGTGCTGCAGTTAAAAAACGTGAAGATACTCATAAAATGGCAGAAGCGAACAAAGCGTTTGCTCACTACCGTTGGTAA
- a CDS encoding prepilin peptidase, producing the protein MLILAFLFIIGCCFGSFILVASLRIPTGESIVSPRSHCFRCKTILPIYSLIPIFSYAIQQGRCCYCKTKIPIYYLVVEIVTGCLVGGAFLLFKHQPSELLLAWTLIIFSVFFSLTDFFYLILPNSFMFLFFIIVFLECWYRMNFHFLTSAFSALLIAVVLLSIALITQEGIGGGDIKFYFVLTWILGFQGILTAIIISCLLAIMAFFIINKRNPYSLNRKLPFAPFISIGALLVFCI; encoded by the coding sequence ATGTTGATTTTAGCGTTTCTTTTTATAATTGGATGTTGCTTTGGCTCATTTATTTTAGTTGCTAGCTTAAGAATACCTACAGGAGAATCAATCGTTAGTCCTCGTTCCCATTGCTTCCGATGCAAAACGATTTTACCTATCTATTCGCTGATTCCTATTTTCTCTTATGCTATTCAGCAAGGGCGCTGTTGCTATTGCAAAACAAAAATACCCATTTATTATCTGGTTGTTGAGATTGTAACTGGCTGTCTCGTAGGTGGAGCGTTTCTTTTATTTAAACACCAACCTTCGGAGCTTTTGTTGGCTTGGACATTAATTATTTTTAGTGTATTTTTTAGTTTAACAGATTTTTTCTACTTGATATTGCCTAATTCTTTTATGTTCCTTTTTTTTATTATTGTCTTTTTAGAATGTTGGTATCGCATGAATTTTCATTTTTTAACGAGTGCTTTCAGCGCTCTTTTGATTGCTGTCGTGCTACTTAGCATTGCTTTAATCACTCAAGAAGGCATAGGTGGTGGAGATATTAAATTCTATTTTGTTTTGACTTGGATTTTGGGGTTTCAAGGTATTTTAACAGCCATAATCATTAGTTGTTTATTAGCAATCATGGCATTTTTTATTATTAACAAAAGAAATCCGTACTCACTAAACAGGAAACTGCCTTTTGCTCCATTCATTAGTATTGGCGCTTTGCTAGTCTTTTGTATATAA
- the fusA gene encoding elongation factor G translates to MANREFSLEKTRNIGIMAHVDAGKTTTTERILYYTGKIHKIGETHEGASQMDWMEQEQERGITITSAATTAEWKNYRVNIIDTPGHVDFTIEVQRSLRVLDGAVTVLDSQSGVEPQTETVWRQATDYRVPRIVFCNKMDKIGADFLYSVNSLHERLQANAHPIQLPIGAEDDFTGIIDLVKMKAEIYTNDLGTDIQETEIPEEYVEAANEWRKKLIEAVVETDEDLMMKYLDGEEITEEELKAGIRQATINVEFFPVMAGSAFKNKGVQLMLDAVLDYLPSPLDVEAIKGTDVKTEEETTRPADDSAPFASLAFKVMTDPFVGRLTFFRVYSGVLESGSYVLNASKNKKERVGRILQMHANTRKEIDKVYSGDIAAAVGLKDTTTGDTLCALEAPVILESIEFPEPVIQVAVEPKSKADQDKMGIALQKLAEEDPSFRVETNAETGETVISGMGELHLDVLVDRMRREFNVDASVGAPQVSYRETFRGSTKAEGKFVRQSGGKGQYGHVWIEFTPNEEGAGFEFENAIVGGVVPREYIPAVKAGLEGSLDNGVLAGYPLVDIKAKLYDGSYHDVDSNETAFKVAASMALKAAAKKANPVILEPMMKVIVTVPEDYLGDIMGHITARRGRVEGMEAHGNSQIVNAIVPLANMFGYATTLRSSTQGRGTFMMVFDHYEDLPKSIQEEIISKNGGN, encoded by the coding sequence ATGGCAAATAGAGAATTTTCTCTAGAAAAAACCCGTAATATCGGTATCATGGCTCACGTTGATGCAGGTAAAACTACAACGACAGAGCGTATTTTATACTATACTGGTAAAATCCATAAAATTGGTGAAACGCATGAAGGTGCATCACAAATGGACTGGATGGAACAAGAGCAAGAACGTGGTATTACAATTACATCTGCTGCAACAACAGCAGAATGGAAAAATTACCGTGTAAACATTATCGATACTCCTGGACACGTGGATTTCACAATTGAAGTTCAACGTTCTCTACGCGTATTAGATGGTGCTGTAACCGTTCTTGATTCACAATCAGGAGTTGAGCCTCAAACTGAAACAGTTTGGCGTCAAGCGACTGACTATAGAGTTCCACGTATTGTTTTCTGTAACAAGATGGATAAAATTGGTGCAGATTTCTTATATTCAGTAAATTCATTACACGAACGTTTACAAGCCAATGCACATCCAATTCAATTGCCAATCGGCGCTGAAGACGATTTCACTGGTATTATTGACTTAGTCAAAATGAAAGCTGAAATTTATACAAATGATTTAGGGACAGATATCCAAGAAACAGAAATCCCTGAAGAATATGTAGAAGCAGCTAACGAATGGCGTAAAAAACTAATCGAAGCAGTTGTTGAAACTGATGAAGACTTAATGATGAAATATCTTGACGGTGAAGAAATCACTGAAGAAGAATTAAAAGCGGGTATCCGCCAAGCAACGATTAACGTTGAATTCTTCCCAGTAATGGCTGGTTCTGCCTTTAAAAATAAAGGGGTTCAATTAATGCTTGATGCAGTTCTTGATTACCTACCATCACCACTTGATGTTGAAGCTATTAAAGGAACTGACGTTAAAACAGAAGAGGAAACAACTCGTCCTGCTGACGATTCAGCTCCATTTGCTTCATTAGCATTTAAAGTAATGACAGACCCATTTGTTGGTCGTCTAACTTTCTTCCGCGTGTACTCTGGTGTTCTTGAAAGTGGTTCATATGTTTTGAACGCTTCTAAAAACAAAAAAGAACGTGTTGGTCGTATTCTACAAATGCATGCAAATACACGTAAAGAAATCGATAAAGTTTATTCAGGAGATATCGCTGCTGCTGTTGGTCTTAAAGACACAACAACTGGTGATACATTATGTGCGTTAGAAGCGCCAGTTATTCTTGAATCTATCGAATTCCCAGAACCAGTTATCCAAGTCGCTGTTGAGCCTAAATCAAAAGCTGACCAAGATAAAATGGGTATTGCATTACAAAAACTTGCAGAAGAAGATCCTTCATTCCGCGTTGAAACAAACGCTGAAACAGGTGAAACTGTTATCTCGGGTATGGGTGAATTACATTTAGATGTATTAGTAGACCGTATGCGTCGTGAGTTTAATGTGGATGCTAGCGTAGGTGCTCCTCAAGTATCTTATCGTGAAACATTCCGTGGTTCTACAAAAGCAGAAGGTAAGTTCGTTCGTCAATCGGGTGGTAAAGGTCAATACGGTCACGTATGGATTGAATTTACACCGAATGAAGAAGGAGCAGGCTTTGAATTTGAAAACGCAATTGTCGGAGGGGTTGTTCCTCGTGAATACATTCCTGCTGTTAAAGCTGGTTTGGAAGGTTCATTAGACAATGGGGTTCTTGCTGGATATCCATTAGTAGATATTAAAGCGAAACTTTATGATGGTTCTTACCATGATGTCGATTCAAATGAAACTGCCTTTAAAGTTGCCGCATCAATGGCCTTAAAAGCAGCTGCTAAAAAAGCAAATCCTGTAATTCTTGAACCAATGATGAAAGTAATTGTTACAGTACCAGAAGATTACCTAGGTGATATTATGGGACACATTACTGCTCGTCGTGGACGTGTTGAAGGTATGGAAGCTCATGGTAACTCACAAATCGTTAATGCGATTGTTCCTTTAGCTAACATGTTTGGATATGCGACAACATTGCGTTCATCAACACAAGGACGTGGAACATTCATGATGGTATTTGATCATTATGAAGATCTACCAAAATCAATTCAAGAAGAAATCATCAGCAAAAACGGTGGCAACTAA
- the rplW gene encoding 50S ribosomal protein L23 — translation MNVRDIILRPIITEKSMLVTDDKKYTFEVDVRANKTLVKQAVEEIFDVKVENVNIMNVRGKLKRMGKYAGYTKKRRKAIVTLTAESKEIQFFEA, via the coding sequence ATGAATGTACGTGACATAATTTTACGCCCAATCATCACTGAGAAATCAATGCTTGTTACAGATGACAAGAAATACACTTTCGAAGTAGATGTTCGCGCTAATAAAACGTTAGTAAAACAAGCAGTTGAAGAAATTTTCGATGTTAAAGTTGAAAACGTAAATATCATGAATGTACGTGGGAAATTAAAACGTATGGGTAAATACGCTGGATACACTAAAAAACGTCGTAAAGCTATCGTAACTTTAACAGCTGAATCTAAAGAAATTCAATTTTTTGAAGCTTAA
- the rpsJ gene encoding 30S ribosomal protein S10, protein MAKQKIRIRLKAYEHRILDQSADKIVETAKRTGASVSGPIPLPTERTLYTVIRATHKYKDSREQFEMRTHKRLIDIVNPTPKTVDALMKLDLPSGVDIEIKL, encoded by the coding sequence ATGGCAAAACAAAAGATTCGTATCCGTTTGAAAGCGTATGAACACCGTATTTTAGATCAATCAGCGGATAAAATTGTAGAAACAGCAAAAAGAACTGGTGCTAGCGTGTCTGGTCCAATTCCATTGCCAACTGAAAGAACACTCTACACTGTTATTCGTGCGACTCATAAATACAAAGATTCTCGCGAACAATTCGAAATGCGTACTCACAAACGTTTAATCGATATCGTTAATCCAACACCAAAAACTGTTGATGCATTAATGAAACTTGATTTACCAAGTGGCGTAGACATCGAAATTAAACTGTAA
- the rpsL gene encoding 30S ribosomal protein S12 — translation MPTINQLVRKPRKAKMEKSDSPALNKGYNSFKKSQTNTSSPQKRGVCTRVGTMTPKKPNSALRKYARVRLSNLLEVTAYIPGIGHNLQEHSVVLIRGGRVKDLPGVRYHVVRGALDTAGVTDRKQSRSKYGAKKPKA, via the coding sequence ATGCCTACTATTAATCAATTAGTACGTAAACCTCGTAAAGCAAAAATGGAAAAATCAGATTCTCCAGCTTTGAATAAAGGTTACAACAGCTTCAAAAAATCACAAACAAACACTAGCTCACCTCAAAAACGTGGTGTGTGTACTCGTGTAGGAACTATGACTCCTAAAAAACCTAACTCAGCGTTACGTAAATACGCGCGTGTACGTTTGTCAAACTTGCTTGAAGTAACAGCTTATATTCCAGGTATCGGACATAACTTACAAGAACACAGTGTGGTTCTTATTCGTGGTGGACGTGTAAAAGATTTACCAGGAGTTCGTTATCACGTTGTACGTGGTGCTTTAGATACTGCCGGTGTTACAGACCGTAAACAAAGCCGTTCTAAATATGGAGCTAAAAAACCAAAAGCTTAA
- the tuf gene encoding elongation factor Tu, with the protein MAKETFDRSKAHVNIGTIGHVDHGKTTLTAAIATVLSKHGGGAAQNYADIDNAPEEKERGITINTSHIEYETETRHYAHVDCPGHADYVKNMITGAAQMDGAILVVSAADGPMPQTREHILLSRQVGVPYIVVFLNKVDMVDDEELLELVEMEVRDLLTEYDFPGDDTPVIAGSALKALEGDASYEEKVLELMAAVDEYIPTPQRDTEKPFMMPVEDVFSITGRGTVATGRVERGEVRVGEEVEIVGITEAPTKTTVTGVEMFRKLLDYAQAGDNIGALLRGVAREDIERGQVLSKPGTITPHTKFKAEIYVLSKEEGGRHTPFFTNYRPQFYFRTTDVTGVCELPEGVEMVMPGDNVTIDVTLINPIAIEAGTNFSIREGGRTVGAGVVAEIEA; encoded by the coding sequence ATGGCAAAAGAAACCTTTGATCGCTCAAAAGCCCATGTTAACATCGGTACTATCGGACACGTTGACCATGGTAAAACAACTTTAACAGCTGCAATTGCAACTGTATTATCAAAACACGGTGGCGGTGCAGCACAAAACTATGCTGATATCGATAACGCTCCTGAAGAAAAAGAACGTGGTATTACAATTAATACTTCACACATCGAGTATGAAACTGAAACTCGTCACTACGCACACGTAGATTGCCCAGGACACGCGGATTATGTTAAAAACATGATCACTGGTGCTGCACAAATGGATGGAGCTATCTTAGTAGTATCTGCTGCTGATGGTCCAATGCCACAAACTCGTGAGCACATCTTACTTTCTCGTCAAGTTGGTGTTCCATACATCGTTGTTTTCTTAAACAAAGTTGACATGGTTGATGACGAAGAATTATTAGAATTAGTAGAAATGGAAGTTCGTGACTTATTAACAGAATACGATTTCCCAGGTGACGACACTCCAGTTATCGCTGGTTCTGCTCTTAAAGCTCTAGAAGGCGACGCTTCATACGAAGAAAAAGTTCTAGAATTAATGGCTGCTGTTGATGAGTATATCCCTACTCCACAACGTGATACTGAAAAACCATTCATGATGCCAGTTGAGGATGTATTCTCAATCACTGGACGTGGTACTGTTGCTACAGGCCGTGTTGAACGTGGTGAAGTACGTGTTGGTGAAGAAGTTGAAATCGTTGGTATCACTGAAGCACCTACTAAAACAACTGTTACAGGTGTTGAAATGTTCCGTAAATTATTAGATTACGCACAAGCTGGAGATAACATTGGCGCATTACTACGTGGTGTTGCTCGTGAAGATATCGAACGTGGTCAAGTATTATCTAAACCAGGTACAATCACTCCACATACTAAATTTAAAGCTGAAATTTATGTATTATCAAAAGAAGAGGGTGGACGTCACACTCCATTCTTCACTAACTACCGTCCACAGTTCTACTTCCGTACAACTGACGTTACTGGTGTTTGTGAATTACCTGAAGGCGTTGAAATGGTAATGCCTGGAGATAACGTTACTATCGACGTTACTCTTATCAACCCAATCGCTATCGAAGCAGGAACTAACTTCTCTATCCGTGAAGGCGGACGTACAGTTGGAGCCGGCGTTGTAGCTGAAATCGAAGCATAG
- a CDS encoding branched-chain amino acid aminotransferase, whose translation MSETKIDWDNLGFNYIKTDERYLSYWKDGQWDNGRLVTDNQVHISEGSTALHYGQTCFEGLKAYRCKDGSINLFRPEENAKRMQASCRRLLMPEIPVETFINACKQVVKANEQFIPPYGSGGTLYLRPYMIGIGDNIGVHAAPEYLFSIFCMPVGAYFKGGLVPTNFIVSTYDRAAGNGTGAAKVGGNYGGSLLPGKEAHDRKFSDCIYLDPQTHTKIEEVGSANFFGITKENQFITPISPSILPSITKYSLLYLAENRLGLEAIEGDVYLDQLNRFKEAGACGTAAVISPIAGIQVGDDFHVFYSETEVGPVTQRLYEELSGIQFGDIESPAGWIVKV comes from the coding sequence ATGAGTGAAACAAAAATTGATTGGGATAATTTAGGATTTAACTATATCAAAACAGATGAGCGCTACTTGTCTTATTGGAAAGATGGTCAGTGGGATAATGGCAGGCTAGTGACCGACAACCAAGTCCATATTAGTGAAGGTTCAACAGCGTTACACTATGGTCAAACTTGTTTTGAAGGGTTGAAGGCATATCGATGCAAAGATGGATCAATCAATTTATTTCGACCAGAGGAAAATGCGAAACGAATGCAAGCGAGTTGTAGAAGATTGTTGATGCCAGAAATTCCTGTGGAAACATTTATAAATGCATGTAAGCAAGTTGTTAAAGCGAATGAACAGTTTATACCTCCGTATGGAAGTGGGGGTACGTTATATTTAAGGCCGTATATGATAGGGATAGGAGATAATATTGGAGTACATGCAGCACCTGAATATTTATTTTCAATATTTTGTATGCCAGTAGGGGCTTATTTTAAAGGCGGTCTTGTTCCAACTAATTTTATTGTTTCAACCTATGACCGAGCAGCTGGAAATGGGACGGGAGCCGCTAAGGTTGGTGGGAATTATGGTGGAAGTTTATTACCAGGTAAAGAAGCTCATGATCGGAAATTTAGTGATTGTATCTATTTAGACCCTCAAACACATACAAAGATAGAAGAAGTAGGATCGGCTAATTTTTTTGGGATTACAAAAGAAAATCAATTTATCACACCTATTTCTCCATCAATTTTGCCAAGCATTACAAAATATTCATTGCTTTATTTAGCGGAGAATAGGCTAGGTTTAGAAGCGATAGAAGGAGACGTTTATTTAGATCAGCTAAATCGATTTAAAGAAGCGGGAGCTTGTGGGACAGCGGCGGTAATCTCTCCTATTGCGGGTATTCAAGTAGGAGATGATTTTCATGTTTTTTATAGCGAAACAGAAGTAGGTCCTGTAACGCAACGATTATACGAAGAGTTATCTGGAATTCAATTTGGGGATATCGAAAGTCCGGCAGGTTGGATCGTTAAAGTCTAA